The Nocardioides sp. S-1144 genome includes a region encoding these proteins:
- a CDS encoding glycosyltransferase 61 family protein, with translation MNPLDARSVEDAVVYPTIRVASHPGRLLMGVFDADGYVEDTVLDRRSGEVGAPMVRGLFPDVVEAEDPEAIYAGPLYFHFGHFLLESLARAWYARRHPDLPLVWAGAHTWHDARLRPWQLEILEVLGLANPPRILASPTRYQRLHVPDLGYRYDDRFHPEHAAFLASYRGPAQVPGERLWLSRSNLDSDVRDLNAAPTERRLAAAGWTISHPETLTVREQLDHLSRAEVVAGEEGSAFHTIALLADVSSKRLRVLRRHGQEHNNMHTVGDARGVDQSFHSLRDEVVLEAKGRAVTKVSARSAEVLDLLDVAVPPAVAADEASPETALLLRVLEGLAPRRLLDLGATDAGLVLGSTAEKRVAVSPAFAFDTRSHAGSGVDFLDLDTRTYVKHFVSARRRFDVIRVTGPDLASVLTSFRTSRRLATPTTTWLLGSGELAARAAVAVGLNHPGYAVRRVVVRRTVVFVVHRVAGEPTSDDAVADLTDDEVARRTRRIPLALPRFVRSVARAGRGR, from the coding sequence GTGAATCCACTCGACGCCCGGTCGGTCGAGGACGCCGTGGTCTACCCGACCATCCGCGTCGCGTCCCACCCCGGCCGCCTCCTCATGGGCGTCTTCGACGCCGACGGGTACGTCGAGGACACCGTCCTGGACCGCCGCTCGGGCGAGGTGGGGGCGCCGATGGTGCGCGGCCTCTTCCCCGACGTCGTCGAGGCCGAGGACCCGGAGGCCATCTACGCCGGGCCGCTGTACTTCCACTTCGGGCACTTCCTGCTCGAGAGCCTCGCGCGCGCCTGGTACGCCCGCCGGCACCCGGACCTCCCGCTGGTGTGGGCCGGCGCGCACACCTGGCACGACGCCCGGCTGCGTCCGTGGCAGCTCGAGATCCTCGAGGTCCTGGGGCTGGCGAACCCCCCTCGGATCCTCGCCTCCCCCACCCGGTACCAGCGGCTGCACGTGCCCGACCTCGGCTACCGCTACGACGACCGGTTCCACCCCGAGCACGCCGCGTTCCTGGCGTCCTACCGCGGCCCGGCCCAGGTGCCCGGTGAGCGGCTCTGGCTCTCCCGCAGCAACCTCGACAGCGACGTCCGCGACCTCAACGCCGCCCCGACCGAGCGCCGGCTGGCGGCGGCCGGGTGGACGATCAGCCACCCCGAGACGCTCACCGTGCGCGAGCAGCTCGACCACCTGAGCCGGGCCGAGGTGGTGGCCGGCGAGGAGGGCTCCGCCTTCCACACCATCGCCCTGCTCGCCGACGTCTCCTCCAAGCGCCTGCGCGTGCTGCGCCGCCACGGCCAGGAGCACAACAACATGCACACGGTCGGCGACGCGCGCGGCGTCGACCAGAGCTTCCACTCGCTGCGCGACGAGGTCGTCCTGGAGGCGAAGGGGCGCGCGGTCACCAAGGTCAGCGCCCGCTCGGCGGAGGTCCTCGACCTCCTCGACGTGGCGGTGCCACCCGCCGTCGCGGCCGACGAGGCGTCGCCCGAGACGGCACTGCTGCTCCGTGTGCTGGAGGGCCTCGCCCCGCGCCGGCTGCTCGACCTCGGCGCCACGGACGCCGGCCTGGTCCTGGGCTCCACCGCCGAGAAGCGGGTCGCGGTGAGCCCGGCGTTCGCCTTCGACACCCGCTCGCACGCCGGCAGCGGCGTCGACTTCCTCGACCTCGACACCCGCACCTACGTCAAGCACTTCGTGAGCGCCCGGCGCCGCTTCGACGTCATCCGCGTGACCGGTCCCGACCTGGCCTCGGTGCTCACCTCGTTCCGCACCAGCCGGCGTCTCGCGACGCCCACGACCACCTGGCTGCTCGGCTCCGGCGAACTCGCCGCCCGGGCCGCCGTCGCCGTCGGCCTGAACCACCCCGGCTACGCCGTGCGGCGGGTGGTCGTGCGGCGCACCGTCGTGTTCGTCGTCCACCGGGTCGCGGGCGAGCCCACCAGCGACGACGCCGTCGCCGACCTCACCGACGACGAGGTCGCCCGCCGCACCCGTCGGATCCCCCTGGCGCTCCCCCGGTTCGTGCGGTCCGTCGCCCGGGCGGGCCGCGGCCGGTGA
- a CDS encoding VanZ family protein — MFHRHPFLSVLTFAYLGFVGWVTLTPASTAPTGSDLVLRVLDRLQRREELSWLTYDRAELLANIALFVPVGVFLLLLVGTRFWWVAGIGGFLMTSAIETAQRSIPGRVPDERDLLANTVGALIGIAVGLVLTYPASRRRAAQRRARAAQRDVVRSPGRASVR, encoded by the coding sequence ATGTTCCACCGGCACCCCTTCCTCAGCGTCCTCACCTTCGCCTACCTCGGCTTCGTCGGCTGGGTGACGCTGACCCCCGCCTCGACCGCCCCCACGGGCAGCGACCTGGTGCTGCGGGTGCTTGACCGGCTCCAGCGCCGCGAGGAGCTGTCGTGGCTGACCTACGACCGGGCCGAGCTGCTGGCCAACATCGCCCTCTTCGTGCCGGTCGGGGTGTTCCTCCTGCTGCTGGTCGGCACCCGGTTCTGGTGGGTCGCCGGGATCGGTGGGTTCCTGATGACCTCGGCGATCGAGACCGCGCAGCGCTCGATCCCCGGCCGCGTCCCCGACGAGCGCGACCTGCTCGCCAACACCGTGGGCGCGCTGATCGGCATCGCGGTCGGGCTGGTGCTGACCTACCCGGCGTCGCGGCGCCGCGCGGCGCAGCGGCGCGCCCGGGCGGCCCAGCGGGACGTCGTCCGCTCGCCGGGGCGGGCCTCGGTCCGGTAG
- a CDS encoding glycosyltransferase family 61 protein, protein MTSSGPATGVPPLKSTTLEGATVHPTLVSPDPTKVHCGVLRADGSLVASTIDDRRHGTHTFIPPEPSLYGAVDDDSGEVIYGGAYHPAYGHFMLECLQRLWWAAERPDLPVVWVGYLDGPVPTLTQWQHDMLELVGVRNEVRVIIRPTRFARLHVPDAGYKYGDWSHPDHLRFLAAHEGPPQEPGAKLWLSRASESGVGLINREIVERRLRRRGWTIATVEKMALRDQLDTLARAEVVAGEEGSTFHSLLLLRDVSAKRFHVFRRHGPEHISFKTIGDARDVDQTFHSCSDDAVISATGRAVVRLAPNASQYLSHLGLHIPRVDPVPPDWTPGHTVRRVNRLAELLGAETFLQVGWRHRYAFTEIAVAARDVVDEQFRFDVRSYRDSGTAFWEVTLDRFLAWFAAGRTYDLVLLDDLDDWRTALERLRRVLDAASHDRTVVVVDNTAPTGADGGDVFKAVLAVHDLHPELSYRTITTRGVAQTVVWRQDRTVEPRFAGEDAVARLTHADLEAHRDLLAPATEAEALADVATWLGARPAGD, encoded by the coding sequence GTGACGTCGTCCGGACCCGCCACCGGGGTCCCCCCGCTCAAGTCGACCACGCTCGAGGGCGCCACGGTCCACCCCACGCTGGTCTCTCCCGACCCCACGAAGGTGCACTGCGGCGTGCTGCGCGCCGACGGCTCCCTGGTGGCGTCGACGATCGACGACCGGCGGCACGGGACCCACACCTTCATCCCGCCCGAGCCGTCGCTCTACGGAGCCGTCGACGACGACTCCGGCGAGGTGATCTACGGGGGCGCCTACCACCCGGCCTACGGGCACTTCATGCTCGAGTGCCTCCAGCGGCTCTGGTGGGCCGCCGAGCGACCCGACCTGCCGGTCGTGTGGGTCGGGTACCTCGACGGCCCGGTGCCCACCCTCACGCAGTGGCAGCACGACATGCTCGAGCTCGTCGGCGTCCGCAACGAGGTCAGGGTGATCATCCGCCCGACCCGCTTCGCGCGGCTGCACGTCCCCGACGCCGGCTACAAGTACGGCGACTGGAGCCACCCGGACCACCTCCGGTTCCTGGCCGCCCACGAGGGCCCGCCCCAGGAGCCGGGCGCCAAGCTCTGGCTCTCCCGGGCGAGCGAGAGCGGGGTCGGCCTCATCAACCGCGAGATCGTCGAGCGTCGGCTGCGGCGCCGGGGGTGGACGATCGCGACGGTCGAGAAGATGGCCCTGCGCGACCAGCTCGACACCCTTGCGCGCGCCGAGGTCGTCGCCGGCGAGGAGGGGTCGACCTTCCACAGCCTCCTGCTGCTCCGCGACGTCTCGGCCAAGAGGTTCCACGTCTTCCGCCGCCACGGTCCCGAGCACATCTCCTTCAAGACGATCGGCGATGCCCGCGACGTCGACCAGACCTTCCACTCGTGCAGCGACGACGCCGTCATCTCCGCGACCGGGCGGGCCGTGGTGCGGCTCGCGCCCAACGCGTCGCAGTACCTGTCCCACCTCGGGCTGCACATCCCCCGCGTCGACCCGGTGCCGCCGGACTGGACGCCGGGGCACACCGTACGCCGGGTCAACCGGCTGGCCGAGCTCCTCGGCGCCGAGACCTTCCTCCAGGTCGGGTGGCGCCACCGGTACGCCTTCACCGAGATCGCGGTCGCGGCCCGTGACGTCGTCGACGAGCAGTTCCGCTTCGACGTGCGGTCCTACCGCGACTCGGGCACGGCGTTCTGGGAGGTCACCCTCGACCGCTTCCTCGCCTGGTTCGCGGCCGGGCGGACCTACGACCTGGTCCTGCTCGACGACCTCGACGACTGGCGCACCGCCCTGGAGCGCCTGCGCCGCGTCCTCGACGCCGCCTCCCACGACCGCACCGTCGTCGTCGTCGACAACACCGCCCCGACCGGCGCCGACGGCGGCGACGTCTTCAAGGCGGTGCTCGCCGTGCACGACCTGCACCCCGAACTGAGCTACCGCACGATCACCACGCGGGGCGTGGCCCAGACCGTCGTGTGGCGCCAGGACCGCACGGTCGAGCCACGGTTCGCCGGGGAGGACGCCGTCGCCCGGCTGACCCACGCAGACCTGGAGGCGCACCGCGACCTGCTCGCCCCGGCCACCGAGGCCGAGGCGCTGGCCGACGTCGCGACGTGGCTCGGGGCCCGCCCGGCCGGGGACTGA
- a CDS encoding acyl-CoA thioesterase, with product MPETPETRPARPTRSDYVAWRTATTRWSDDDVYGHLNNARYFDLVDTAVNAHLAEATGVDIRGLDAIGVVAEVSCRYFAEMGYPADVEMGLVVDRLGSSSVVYRVGLFQGAGGPDQPANAEGRFVHVYVTNGAGSRSVTPVPDVIRVAVAPLVRG from the coding sequence ATGCCCGAGACCCCCGAGACCCGACCGGCCCGGCCCACCCGGTCCGACTACGTCGCGTGGCGCACCGCCACCACCCGGTGGTCCGACGACGACGTCTACGGCCACCTCAACAACGCCCGCTACTTCGACCTCGTCGACACCGCGGTCAACGCCCACCTGGCCGAGGCCACCGGCGTCGACATCCGCGGCCTCGACGCCATCGGCGTCGTCGCCGAGGTCTCCTGCCGCTACTTCGCCGAGATGGGCTACCCCGCCGACGTCGAGATGGGGCTGGTCGTCGACCGGCTCGGGAGCTCCTCGGTCGTCTACCGCGTCGGCCTCTTCCAGGGCGCCGGCGGACCCGACCAGCCCGCGAACGCCGAGGGCCGCTTCGTCCACGTCTACGTCACCAACGGCGCCGGCTCCCGGTCGGTCACCCCGGTGCCCGACGTGATCCGTGTCGCAGTCGCGCCCCTCGTGCGCGGCTGA
- a CDS encoding MFS transporter, whose product MSSLVELVVPARLGAGFRWVLASSWTTNLGDGIALAAGPLLVASQTDQPFLVALAALAVWAPPLVFGLHAGAITDRLDRRLIVLVTNALRVAVLVVLTTFILTDAVSIAVVLVAMFTLGTAEMFADNAASTLVPMLVARDDLAVANSRIQTGLITVNQLAGPPLGAALFAAGSAWPFAAEAVLVLLGALLVVRLELPPHRREPETVARISHDIAEGFRWVVHHAAVRTLVLTIFIFNITFGAAWSVLVLYATQRLGLGEVGFGLVTTVGAAGGLLGTLSYGWVTRHVSLGNLMRVGLVVETLTHLGLALTTSPYVALPIFFVLGAHAFIWGTTSITVRQRAVPSSLQGRVGSVNLLGVYGGLVVGSGVGGLLAQHGGLAAPFWFAFAGSAVFVVVIWRQLSHVAHADEAPVPPTAPSVDVQEAGGG is encoded by the coding sequence GTGAGCAGCCTGGTCGAGCTGGTGGTCCCCGCCCGGCTCGGTGCCGGGTTCCGCTGGGTGCTGGCGTCGTCGTGGACGACGAACCTCGGCGACGGCATCGCCCTCGCCGCGGGCCCGCTCCTGGTCGCCTCGCAGACCGACCAGCCGTTCCTCGTGGCCCTCGCCGCGCTCGCGGTCTGGGCGCCGCCGCTGGTGTTCGGGCTCCACGCCGGCGCGATCACCGACCGTCTCGACCGGCGGCTGATCGTGCTGGTCACCAACGCCCTCCGGGTGGCGGTGCTGGTGGTGCTGACGACGTTCATCCTCACCGACGCCGTCTCGATCGCGGTGGTGCTGGTCGCGATGTTCACCCTCGGGACCGCCGAGATGTTCGCCGACAACGCCGCGAGCACGCTCGTGCCGATGCTGGTCGCCCGCGACGACCTCGCCGTCGCCAACTCCCGCATCCAGACCGGCCTGATCACCGTCAACCAGCTCGCCGGCCCGCCGCTCGGGGCGGCCCTGTTCGCCGCCGGCAGCGCGTGGCCCTTCGCCGCGGAGGCGGTGCTCGTGCTGCTCGGGGCGCTGCTGGTCGTGCGGCTCGAGCTGCCACCGCACCGGCGCGAACCGGAGACGGTGGCGCGGATCAGCCACGACATCGCCGAGGGCTTCCGCTGGGTCGTGCACCACGCCGCCGTCCGGACGCTCGTGCTGACGATCTTCATCTTCAACATCACCTTCGGCGCCGCCTGGTCGGTGCTGGTCCTCTACGCCACCCAGCGCCTCGGCCTCGGCGAGGTCGGCTTCGGCCTGGTGACGACGGTCGGTGCGGCCGGCGGGCTGCTCGGCACGCTCTCCTACGGGTGGGTCACCCGGCACGTCAGCCTCGGCAACCTGATGCGGGTCGGGCTGGTCGTGGAGACCCTCACCCACCTCGGCCTGGCCCTGACCACCTCGCCGTACGTCGCGCTGCCGATCTTCTTCGTCCTCGGCGCGCACGCCTTCATCTGGGGGACGACGTCGATCACCGTCCGCCAGCGCGCGGTGCCCTCGTCGCTGCAGGGCCGGGTCGGCTCGGTCAACCTCCTCGGCGTCTACGGCGGCCTCGTCGTCGGCTCCGGCGTCGGCGGCCTGCTCGCCCAGCACGGGGGGCTCGCCGCGCCGTTCTGGTTCGCCTTCGCCGGGTCGGCGGTCTTCGTCGTGGTGATCTGGCGCCAGCTCAGCCACGTCGCGCACGCCGACGAGGCGCCGGTCCCGCCCACGGCACCCTCAGTCGACGTCCAGGAAGCCGGGGGAGGATGA
- the ftsY gene encoding signal recognition particle-docking protein FtsY, translated as MEWLYLVIGIAVLAVVALAGLVTSRTRRTPRRPVEPTEPTSTTPTTTRPAEREALPPTLESDLPLLDAPLLDEPVVVEPEPVPVRDKPESTRSRLARLRERLAGSQGGFGRGLLALLSRDRLDEDTWESIEDLLLTADIGVAPTQQVVDNLRTRLRVDGAEAGDPRSVLRDELITLVDPTMDRRLQVTGDDGKPGVVLVVGVNGAGKTTTVGKIARILVAEDHTVTLGAADTFRAAAVEQLATWGERVGVEVVRGAEGTDPASVAFEAVKQGVEQGVDTVIVDTAGRLQNKQGLMDELGKVKRVIEKQARVTEVLLVLDATTGQNGLIQARVFREAVDVTGIVLTKLDGSAKGGIVVAVQRELGVPVKLVGLGEGPDDLAPFDAAAFVDALLG; from the coding sequence ATGGAGTGGCTCTACCTCGTCATCGGCATCGCCGTCCTGGCCGTCGTCGCCCTCGCCGGACTGGTCACCAGTCGCACCCGCCGCACACCGCGGCGCCCGGTCGAGCCGACCGAGCCGACGTCGACCACACCGACCACGACCCGTCCCGCCGAGCGGGAGGCGCTGCCGCCGACCCTCGAGAGCGACCTGCCGCTCCTCGACGCCCCGCTGCTCGACGAGCCGGTCGTCGTCGAGCCGGAGCCCGTCCCGGTCCGCGACAAGCCCGAGAGCACCCGCTCGCGCCTGGCCCGGCTGCGCGAGCGGCTCGCCGGCTCCCAGGGCGGCTTCGGTCGCGGCCTGCTGGCGCTGCTGAGCCGCGACCGCCTCGACGAGGACACCTGGGAGTCCATCGAGGACCTGCTGCTCACCGCCGACATCGGCGTCGCCCCGACCCAGCAGGTCGTCGACAACCTCCGCACCCGCCTCCGTGTCGACGGCGCCGAGGCCGGCGACCCGCGGTCCGTGCTGCGCGACGAGCTGATCACCCTGGTCGACCCGACCATGGACCGCCGCCTCCAGGTCACCGGCGACGACGGCAAGCCGGGCGTCGTCCTGGTCGTCGGCGTCAACGGCGCCGGCAAGACCACCACGGTCGGCAAGATCGCCCGGATCCTGGTCGCCGAGGACCACACGGTCACCCTGGGGGCCGCCGACACCTTCCGCGCCGCCGCGGTCGAGCAGCTCGCGACCTGGGGCGAGCGGGTCGGCGTCGAGGTGGTCCGCGGTGCCGAGGGCACCGACCCCGCCAGCGTCGCCTTCGAGGCGGTCAAGCAGGGCGTCGAGCAGGGCGTCGACACCGTCATCGTCGACACCGCCGGCCGCCTGCAGAACAAGCAGGGCCTGATGGACGAGCTCGGCAAGGTCAAGCGCGTCATCGAGAAGCAGGCCCGGGTCACCGAGGTGCTGCTCGTCCTCGACGCGACGACCGGCCAGAACGGGCTCATCCAGGCCCGGGTCTTCCGCGAGGCCGTCGACGTCACCGGCATCGTCCTGACCAAGCTCGACGGTTCCGCCAAGGGCGGCATCGTCGTCGCCGTCCAGCGCGAGCTCGGGGTGCCGGTCAAGCTCGTCGGCCTCGGCGAGGGCCCCGACGACCTCGCGCCGTTCGACGCGGCCGCGTTCGTCGACGCGCTCCTGGGCTGA
- the smc gene encoding chromosome segregation protein SMC has product MYLKSLTLRGFKSFASATTLQLEPGITCIVGPNGSGKSNVVDALAWVMGEASAKSLRGGKMDDVIFAGTSGRPPLGRAEVALTIDNADGALPIEYAEVTITRTMFRSGGSDYAINGTSCRLLDVQELLSDSGIGREMHVIVGQGQLDTILHATPEDRRGFIEEAAGVLKHRKRKEKALRKLDATEGNLTRLGDLLHELRRQLKPLGRQAEVARKAAGVQADARDARARLLADDLVTARTALEQEMADESILLERRAEVEAAVAAARQREAELEAALREDLPALSRAQEVQFALRGLRERVHGTQGLAAERIRNAAGAAETTAQHGRDPDQIEAEAERIRVQEQEIGAQVTRHRTGLEEAVAARKAAEDAAAEEDRRIAALQRAAADRREGLARLHGQVNALKSRSAAAAEEVGRLTLAREEAAARAERAQRDFTALETQVAGLDAGEEGLDAEHEAAVALLDDLEEELAAVRVAAQQADRDRAGLAARKDALEMGLTRKDGAGALLAAGDADGVGGLMGSVAALLGVRAGFETAVAAALGASADAVAVTDAGAAVAALAHLRDGDLGRAGLVLGADPGAPVADPARDWPALPAGATYAVEVVECPDRLRPALTHLLLRAAVVDDLDAAHRLVQAEPTVVAVTRGGDVLGTHVAAGGSQTQQSLIEIQSAVDEAAERLLAATADGERLGFEVSRLEAERLDAQKRVDAALARLHESDATLAAVAEELGQHGSQARAAKGEADRLAQAIEKAETARDADLAGLADLEQRLAAAEATTEGADDGDEPDTAERERLVEAARTARQGEMDARLALRTGEERARALHGRVDGLLRQARTEREARARAAERRKRLLREGEAAEAVSLAAAYVLARLEVSIDAATTARLEVEQARSGRERALVDVRATLRDLGREHDELVNSVHRDELARAQQRMRIEQLEERTLDELGLDADGLVADFGPDQPVPPSATLETAEGEEPPGPTPYDREEQTKRLRTAERQLTMLGKVNPLALEEFSAMEERHKFLTEQLEDLKGTRKDLLDIVKEVDARVEQVFTEAFADVTVAFDATFARLFPGGEGRLVLTDPDNMLTTGIEVEARPPGKKVKRLSLLSGGERSLVAVAFLVALFKARPSPFYILDEVEAALDDTNLGRLLQIYEELRETSQLLVITHQKRTMEVGDALYGVTMRGDGVSTVISQRLRDTEPRGRS; this is encoded by the coding sequence TTGTACCTCAAGAGCCTGACCCTCCGGGGCTTCAAGTCCTTCGCGTCGGCGACCACGCTCCAGCTCGAGCCGGGCATCACCTGCATCGTCGGTCCCAACGGGTCGGGCAAGTCCAACGTCGTCGACGCGCTGGCGTGGGTGATGGGCGAGGCGAGCGCGAAGAGCCTGCGCGGCGGGAAGATGGACGACGTCATCTTCGCCGGCACGTCCGGCCGCCCGCCGCTGGGACGGGCCGAGGTGGCGCTGACGATCGACAACGCCGACGGCGCGCTGCCCATCGAGTACGCCGAGGTCACCATCACCCGCACGATGTTCCGCAGCGGCGGGTCCGACTACGCCATCAACGGCACCAGCTGCCGGCTGCTCGACGTCCAGGAGCTGCTCTCCGACTCGGGCATCGGGCGCGAGATGCACGTCATCGTCGGCCAGGGCCAGCTCGACACCATCCTGCACGCCACGCCCGAGGACCGGCGGGGCTTCATCGAGGAGGCCGCCGGCGTCCTCAAGCACCGCAAGCGCAAGGAGAAGGCGCTTCGCAAGCTCGACGCCACCGAGGGCAACCTCACCCGGCTCGGCGACCTCCTCCACGAGCTGCGCCGCCAGCTCAAGCCGCTCGGCCGGCAGGCCGAGGTCGCCCGCAAGGCGGCCGGCGTCCAGGCCGACGCCCGCGACGCCCGGGCCCGGCTGCTGGCCGACGACCTCGTCACCGCCCGCACCGCCCTCGAGCAGGAGATGGCCGACGAGTCGATCCTGCTCGAGCGACGCGCCGAGGTCGAGGCCGCGGTGGCGGCCGCGCGGCAGCGGGAGGCCGAGCTCGAGGCCGCGCTGCGCGAGGACCTGCCGGCCCTGAGCCGCGCCCAGGAGGTGCAGTTCGCCCTGCGCGGGCTCCGCGAGCGCGTCCACGGCACCCAGGGCCTGGCCGCGGAGCGGATCCGCAACGCCGCCGGCGCCGCCGAGACCACCGCGCAGCACGGGCGGGACCCCGACCAGATCGAGGCCGAGGCCGAGCGCATCCGCGTGCAGGAGCAGGAGATCGGCGCCCAGGTCACGCGGCACCGCACCGGCCTCGAGGAGGCGGTCGCCGCCCGCAAGGCCGCCGAGGACGCCGCCGCCGAGGAGGACCGGCGGATCGCGGCACTCCAGCGGGCCGCCGCCGACCGGCGCGAGGGCCTGGCCCGGCTGCACGGCCAGGTCAACGCGCTGAAGTCGCGCTCCGCCGCGGCCGCCGAGGAGGTCGGCCGGCTCACCCTGGCCCGCGAGGAGGCCGCCGCGCGGGCCGAGCGCGCCCAGCGCGACTTCACCGCCCTCGAGACCCAGGTGGCCGGGCTGGACGCCGGCGAGGAGGGGCTCGACGCCGAGCACGAGGCCGCCGTCGCGCTGCTCGACGACCTCGAGGAGGAGCTCGCCGCCGTCCGCGTCGCCGCCCAGCAGGCCGACCGCGACCGCGCCGGGCTCGCGGCCCGCAAGGACGCCCTCGAGATGGGCCTGACCCGCAAGGACGGTGCCGGGGCGCTGCTCGCCGCCGGCGACGCCGACGGCGTCGGGGGCCTGATGGGCTCGGTCGCTGCCCTGCTCGGCGTCCGCGCCGGCTTCGAGACCGCCGTCGCCGCCGCCCTCGGTGCGTCCGCCGACGCCGTCGCGGTCACCGACGCCGGCGCCGCGGTCGCCGCCCTGGCCCACCTGCGCGACGGCGACCTCGGCCGGGCCGGCCTCGTGCTCGGGGCCGACCCCGGCGCGCCCGTCGCCGACCCGGCGCGCGACTGGCCGGCCCTGCCCGCCGGGGCGACGTACGCCGTCGAGGTCGTCGAGTGCCCCGACCGGCTCCGGCCGGCGCTGACCCACCTGCTGCTGCGCGCCGCCGTCGTCGACGACCTCGACGCCGCACACCGCCTGGTGCAGGCCGAGCCGACCGTCGTCGCCGTCACCCGCGGTGGCGACGTCCTCGGCACCCACGTCGCCGCCGGCGGGTCGCAGACCCAGCAGAGCCTCATCGAGATCCAGAGCGCCGTCGACGAGGCCGCCGAGCGGCTGCTCGCGGCCACCGCCGACGGCGAGCGGCTCGGCTTCGAGGTCAGCCGTCTCGAGGCCGAGCGGCTCGACGCGCAGAAGCGCGTCGACGCGGCCCTGGCCCGGCTGCACGAGTCCGACGCCACCCTGGCCGCCGTCGCCGAGGAGCTCGGCCAGCACGGCTCGCAGGCCCGGGCCGCCAAGGGGGAGGCCGACCGCCTGGCCCAGGCCATCGAGAAGGCGGAGACGGCGCGCGACGCCGACCTGGCCGGCCTGGCCGACCTCGAGCAGCGCCTCGCGGCCGCCGAGGCGACCACGGAGGGCGCCGACGACGGCGACGAGCCCGACACCGCCGAGCGCGAGCGGCTCGTCGAGGCCGCCCGCACCGCGCGCCAGGGCGAGATGGACGCCCGGCTCGCGCTGCGCACCGGCGAGGAGCGGGCCCGCGCGCTGCACGGCCGGGTCGACGGGCTGCTCCGCCAGGCCCGCACCGAGCGGGAGGCCCGCGCCCGCGCGGCCGAGCGACGCAAGCGGCTGCTGCGCGAGGGCGAGGCCGCCGAGGCCGTCTCGCTGGCCGCGGCCTACGTGCTGGCCCGGCTCGAGGTCTCCATCGACGCCGCGACGACCGCCCGGCTCGAGGTCGAGCAGGCGCGCAGCGGACGCGAGCGCGCGCTGGTCGACGTCCGGGCCACGCTGCGCGACCTGGGCCGGGAGCACGACGAGCTGGTCAACTCCGTGCACCGCGACGAGCTGGCCCGGGCCCAGCAGCGGATGCGCATCGAGCAGCTGGAGGAGCGCACGCTCGACGAGCTCGGTCTCGACGCCGACGGGCTGGTCGCCGACTTCGGGCCCGACCAGCCGGTGCCGCCGTCCGCGACCCTCGAGACGGCCGAGGGCGAGGAGCCGCCGGGCCCGACGCCGTACGACCGCGAGGAGCAGACGAAGCGGCTGCGGACCGCCGAGCGGCAGCTGACGATGCTGGGCAAGGTGAACCCGCTGGCGCTCGAGGAGTTCTCGGCGATGGAGGAGCGGCACAAGTTCCTCACCGAGCAGCTCGAGGACCTCAAGGGCACCCGCAAGGACCTCCTCGACATCGTCAAGGAGGTCGACGCCCGGGTCGAGCAGGTCTTCACCGAGGCCTTCGCCGACGTCACCGTCGCCTTCGACGCCACGTTCGCGCGGCTCTTCCCCGGCGGTGAGGGCCGGCTGGTGCTCACCGACCCCGACAACATGCTGACCACCGGCATCGAGGTCGAGGCGCGGCCGCCCGGCAAGAAGGTCAAGCGGCTCTCGCTGCTCTCCGGCGGCGAGCGGTCGCTGGTCGCGGTGGCGTTCCTCGTGGCGCTGTTCAAGGCGCGCCCCTCGCCGTTCTACATCCTCGACGAGGTCGAGGCCGCCCTCGACGACACCAACCTCGGCCGGCTGCTCCAGATCTACGAGGAGCTGCGCGAGACCTCGCAGCTGCTGGTGATCACCCACCAGAAGCGCACGATGGAGGTCGGTGACGCCCTCTACGGCGTCACCATGCGCGGCGACGGGGTCAGCACCGTCATCAGCCAGCGGCTCCGCGACACCGAGCCGCGGGGGAGGTCCTGA